Part of the Sinorhizobium sp. BG8 genome, GTAACCATGCCAAACTGGAAGCCGATCCTGCTCAAAACATCCGATGAATTCAGGCCGCCCGCTCCGCCCGACTGCAAGTCCGCGGCCGTAAAGGCCGAGGTGGAGGCAGTCCGGCAGTTTGATCGAAAATTCCCTAACAACTACAAAGCCTTCTACTGGCAAAGCCCGTCCGGCCTGCATACCAGCTGGTATGACTATGCCAGCAAGTGGATGTTCGAGGACAAGACGGATTCGAACGCGCCGCGAGCCGCTAGGGCTTACGCGATGCTCGCAGCCGTCAACTACGATACCTTCATCGCAAGCAACGACGGGAAATACGCTTACTGGTACCTGCGGCCCAACATGCTTGACCCGGGCATCACTCCGTTGTTCGCAGTGCCGGCCCATCCCAGTTATCCGTCGAACCACTCCGCATTGTCGACTGCCCGATGCGAGGTACTTGCCTATCTGTTCCCCGACCACGCGGAGTTCATCCGCACGGTCGGCAAGGAGGCGGGCGATTCCCGCATCTGGGCCGGCATCCACTATGAAATGGACAACCAGGCCGGTGCCGCACTCGGCAAGGCGGTCGCCGGGAAATTCATCGAGAGGGCAAAGGAAGACGGGGCGGAGTAGCGAAAGGGAGGAGGGCTGATCCGTTCCAGCGGATAACCGCCGGTGCCTTTTCCTGAAATGCCGCAATCCCGAGCGAGGGGTCTGCGTGGAACGTTCCGTTCACGCGGCAGCCGACGTGCGGGGCAGCAACGTTTCTCCGGAAATGGCGCCTGGCGGACGAACGCGGATGTCCGCTTCTGGACCGAAGCAGCCACAATACGGCGAAGGGATCTCGTTCGCCTCCCTCGATATTGAAGGACCGGCGATTTCTAGGGTTTATCCGGCTTGTCCTGTTGCCACAGATCGGTAAGCGAGAGTCCTTTTCTCCCCCAGTTGTCGGTGTCCACCTCGTCGATCACGACGAAGACATACTCGGGATTGCGGCCCAGCTCCTCGACGAGAACCTCAGTCATCCTTCGAATGACGGCGCGCTTCTGATCAACGCTGGCAATGCCTTTCGCGATCTCAACCTTGACGTATGGCAACGGTTGGCCTCCATGCTTCTCGAGCTTTTTACCCCTTGGTAGCCCTTCCTTGCAATGTCCGCAGCCGGCGCTTGGCGGATCAAGCCCGAGGTTCGGCTGTGGCCGCGATCCGTTCCGCCGGCGCTTGCAGGCGTGTCTCGGTCACGAACCGGTGACGTCCATTATGCACTACCAATTGCCGGGGTCCGCAGTGTGATCGACTCCGGCAAATTCATCCGCATATTTCCGATCCAGCGTCAGGGTGGTCTCAGTCATTGTCTCATCCCTGACCAGGTAATCCAGGGGGGCCGGCTCGATGGTCAGTGCCTGGTACATGAGCAATGCGGCCTCCTCGGCAGTGTCTGCCTCGAATTCCTTCGTGAGGGTAACGGTGAACTTGTGCATGGCATTGACCTCATCTGTTGGGTCGGCTTCTCGGGTCTCGAGAGGATGACACTCTTTTCGTGGCGTTCATGCAGGGGTCAGACAGGTATCTCGGTTGATTGCTTGACCCTCTGCATGGGTATCTCCGACTTGATATTTCTGACCCCCTTGATGCGTCCGAGGTGTTCGATCTGGAATCTCCTGTAGCCGTCGAGATCGGGAGCGACCACGCGTAGGATAAAATCGCAGTCTCCAGCCATGAGATGGCACTCGACGACTTGAGGAAGCCTACCGATGGCTTCGATGAATGGCACCACAGTTTCTTCGTCCTGACCAGTCAGCCAAACGCGTGCGAAGACGGTGAAGCCCATTCCCAGCTTCGCCGCATCGACCAGAGCGACATACCGCTCGATGATGCCAGCCTCCTCCAGGAGCTTCACCCGCCTGAGGCACGGCGATGGCGAAAGGCCTACTCTTGAGGC contains:
- a CDS encoding phosphatase PAP2 family protein, whose translation is MEEVRELVAKNDAQAAVKITFWDAGSPGYRWIDLVNKRLLANQPIPNAHRVYTYLTMAVYDATVAAWESKYFYNRPRPAQMDATLSTALPTPRSPAYPSEHAAAAGAAATVLAYFFPDEASSFQAMAEEAAQSRVLAGVQFPSDSSAGLELGRRVAEQVIARAKADGSDAVWSGTVPTGPCMWVGDKPVNVTMPNWKPILLKTSDEFRPPAPPDCKSAAVKAEVEAVRQFDRKFPNNYKAFYWQSPSGLHTSWYDYASKWMFEDKTDSNAPRAARAYAMLAAVNYDTFIASNDGKYAYWYLRPNMLDPGITPLFAVPAHPSYPSNHSALSTARCEVLAYLFPDHAEFIRTVGKEAGDSRIWAGIHYEMDNQAGAALGKAVAGKFIERAKEDGAE
- a CDS encoding Lrp/AsnC family transcriptional regulator → MQLDSIDRAILRVLQQDGKILNTELASRVGLSPSPCLRRVKLLEEAGIIERYVALVDAAKLGMGFTVFARVWLTGQDEETVVPFIEAIGRLPQVVECHLMAGDCDFILRVVAPDLDGYRRFQIEHLGRIKGVRNIKSEIPMQRVKQSTEIPV
- a CDS encoding 4-oxalocrotonate tautomerase family protein, encoding MPYVKVEIAKGIASVDQKRAVIRRMTEVLVEELGRNPEYVFVVIDEVDTDNWGRKGLSLTDLWQQDKPDKP